The following is a genomic window from Nocardioides thalensis.
CTACGCGAAGGCCATCGGCCGCGCGGCCGCGCGGTGGGCGGACGACGTGGACGCGTGGGAGATCTGGAACGAGCCCAACTTCGACACGTTCTTCGAGGGCGCCGATCCCACCGTCTACTCCCGGCTCCTGTGCGCGGCCTACCCGGCGGTGAAGGAGCACGACGACTCCCCGGTGCTCTTCGGCGGACTGATGTACAACGACGACGGCTGGCTCGAGGACGCCTACCGGGCCGGCGCGGGTGACTGCTTCGACGGCGTCGCGACGCACCCGTACGTCGGGCCCAGCGACGCGGCGCCCGACACTCCCGCCGTCGGTGAGGTCTGGCGCCTCACCCACACGCCCGCGATGCGTGCCGTGATGGACGAGTGGGGTGACGAGGGCAAGCGGATCTGGATCACCGAGCTCGGGTGGTCGTCCGGGCCCGACAGCGAGGGCAACGAGTGGGACCGGCCGGTGACCCGGCAGACGCAGGCCCGGTTCCTGCGCCAAGCCGTCCACCTCATCCGATCGAGGTATCCCTACGTCGGGCCGATCATCTGGTACCGGGACGTGGACGGTCCGACCGACAGCTACAAGGACGGATTCGGCCTGCTGCGTCCGGACCTCGGTCCGAAGCCCGCGATGCGCGCCTTCGAGGCCGCGGTCCAGCGGCAGCCGTACCGCCCCCGAACCGGAGGGGACTGAGATGACAGCAGTCACGGCGACGGCCGCCGCAGAGCACTGCCACGCCTGTGGCGGGCCGATGGGGGTCGTACGCCACTCTGTCGCGTGGCACCTGGACGTAGGACGCTGCCGCGGTTGCGGCACCGTGTCGGTCCTGGGTGCCGCAGGCATCGTGGCGGAGGACATCCAGAGCGTCGCTTCCGGCGGCGAGGCGGCCCAGACCGACTGGGAGGTCTACGCGGACACGATGCACACCCGGGAAGTCGTGCGCCACGAGGTGCTGGACGAGCTCCGTGCTCGCGCGGCCACGCGGGCATCCGAGCTTCGCCTCTTCGACGTCGGCGCCGGCACAGGTGGCTTCCTCGACATGGCGCGGTCGCGGGGGTTCCGGATCGCAGGCAACGACATCTCGCAGTCCGCGGTCGACCACGCCGCGGCGCGGTACGGGATCGAGCTGAGCACGCGAGACCTGGACGAGCAGCCCGCGCAGAGCGTCGACGTCCTCACGATGTGGTGCGTCATCGCGCACGTCGGCGACCCGAGCGCCTTCCTCGCGTCGGCGTGGCGGATGCTCCGGCCGGGCGGCGTCCTGTTCCTCCGGACGCCGCGGTGGTGCCTCGCCGATGCGGTCGGCGTGGCGGCCGCGCGGGTCGGACGGCGCCGGCTCGCGACGCTCGCCGACCAGCGGGTCACGCGCGGCCACCTCCACCTCTACCGGGATCGCGGCATGGAGCGGATGCTCGACCGCCTGGGCTACGTCGACGTGGACGTGCAGCCCGTCACCCACACCGGCTGCACCGGCGCCGAGATCGCCAGCCGGCTCGGTGCGTCGGGGGAGGCGCAGCAGCGGTTGTCACGGGTGATCGACCGGACCCTGTCGAGCCGGGCCGCACCACGGAACACGATGTTCGTCTACGCGCGACGGCCCGGCGGCGCATCAACGGGCGACGCTCGGATCAACGACGCTCGCCGACGCACTAGTCGGTCATGACCGCGCTCCTGTCCGACCAGACGTCCGCGACGACGGCGTCGTTCGCGGACGCCCGACACGAGCAGCGGGCCAGGGTCGCGAGCGCGGCGCTCGGGCTCACCGCGGCAGGAGTGGCGGCCGGAGCGGCGGCGGTCGTTGCGCCGCAGGCGGTGCTGGCCTCGCTCCTGGCCCTCGGCGTGGTCGCCGCGGCGGTCGCCCGGGTCGAGTGGGCAGCGGTCGCGTACGTCGCCCTCGAGCCGTGGGGCAACCTGCTGCGCGAGCTGCATCCCGCCGCGATCAAGGTCGCGGGTGGTCTGCTCTTCGTGTCCTGGCTGGTCCGCCTGACCAGGGACCCCCGGCCGGCAGGCCTGCGGCACCCCGCGGTGATCTCCGTCGCTGCCCTCGTCACGGTGGTGCTCGCGTCGTTCGCCGTCCACGGCGCCGACCTCGCCACCGGCCTGGACCATGCGACGACCTACGCGTCGTACGCCCTGGTCGTCGTGGTCCTCGTCGACACGGCGCGCACCGGCCGCCCCGGCGGGGGAGCGGTCGCTCGGCACCTGGTCCTGGCGTTCGCACTTTCGTGCGCCGCCGCCGGCCTTGTCGCCCTCGTCGGGTTCCTCGTGGACGGCGGCCGCGCCGCCGGGCCGCTCGAGGACCCGAACGACCTCGCCTTCTTCCTCGTGGCGGCCCTCCCGCTGCTGCTCGTCGGCAGCCGCAGGACGGGAGCGCTGCGCGCGACGTGCGCCGTCGTGCTGGTCGTCGCGCTCCTCGCGACCTTCTCCCGCGGCGCCCTCGTCGGCCTCGCGGCGGCACTCCTCGTCGCAGTCGTCCTCGGCGCGGTCCGCCTCTCGACCGCTGCCGCGGTCGCCGCTGCCGCGGCCGTCGTGGTCGGCGCGCTCTGGGCGGCGAACGCCGCCGTCG
Proteins encoded in this region:
- a CDS encoding class I SAM-dependent methyltransferase, with the protein product MTAVTATAAAEHCHACGGPMGVVRHSVAWHLDVGRCRGCGTVSVLGAAGIVAEDIQSVASGGEAAQTDWEVYADTMHTREVVRHEVLDELRARAATRASELRLFDVGAGTGGFLDMARSRGFRIAGNDISQSAVDHAAARYGIELSTRDLDEQPAQSVDVLTMWCVIAHVGDPSAFLASAWRMLRPGGVLFLRTPRWCLADAVGVAAARVGRRRLATLADQRVTRGHLHLYRDRGMERMLDRLGYVDVDVQPVTHTGCTGAEIASRLGASGEAQQRLSRVIDRTLSSRAAPRNTMFVYARRPGGASTGDARINDARRRTSRS
- a CDS encoding cellulase family glycosylhydrolase — translated: MSTNLWRAVTVILAAATAVAAAWMLGSTRPTPTEALPGPVLATSPAHPSEPADDRPADDVPLQGEDTQLGFQLSAHHAARAHRAVAAMERLADGGAGWVRVDVGWQTLQPNGPGAFDDWYATLIDDVLAGARANGLKVILDLWLTPPWASPNGSPYAPPTDNADYAKAIGRAAARWADDVDAWEIWNEPNFDTFFEGADPTVYSRLLCAAYPAVKEHDDSPVLFGGLMYNDDGWLEDAYRAGAGDCFDGVATHPYVGPSDAAPDTPAVGEVWRLTHTPAMRAVMDEWGDEGKRIWITELGWSSGPDSEGNEWDRPVTRQTQARFLRQAVHLIRSRYPYVGPIIWYRDVDGPTDSYKDGFGLLRPDLGPKPAMRAFEAAVQRQPYRPRTGGD
- a CDS encoding O-antigen ligase family protein; translation: MTALLSDQTSATTASFADARHEQRARVASAALGLTAAGVAAGAAAVVAPQAVLASLLALGVVAAAVARVEWAAVAYVALEPWGNLLRELHPAAIKVAGGLLFVSWLVRLTRDPRPAGLRHPAVISVAALVTVVLASFAVHGADLATGLDHATTYASYALVVVVLVDTARTGRPGGGAVARHLVLAFALSCAAAGLVALVGFLVDGGRAAGPLEDPNDLAFFLVAALPLLLVGSRRTGALRATCAVVLVVALLATFSRGALVGLAAALLVAVVLGAVRLSTAAAVAAAAAVVVGALWAANAAVVDRSLEEKSNIAADNVSSRATTATMAARMTAASPLLGQGPGGFAEARDRFVPADLADVDESVAHQMYLDVSAELGLLGLAAFLAAIGYAVRGALRARRSPDHRPLAQAVLIAFAATLVAACFLSEQFYLPVWLLVALGAAVDPEPSTPTRRW